From the bacterium genome, the window GGAAACTCGTAAGAATGCCATCCAAGCGAATAATCTCGGAGCGTATTCGAGTGAGTTTAGTTTTAGTTTTATCATCGCCATTTGAAAGCTTCTCATCGAGAAGCTGAATATTCATATTAATAGTATTCAAGGGATTACGGATTTCGTGCGCGAGGCTTCCGGCGATCTCCCCCAAATAGGCTAATCTGCTTTGTCTTTCTATTTCCTGCCGAAGTCTCTTGACTCTTCTAACCATGAAACCACCGTAGGCAATCGCAGCGGATATTCCTCCAAGCGCAAGAGCGAAAAGCACTCGAAGTAGATTCCCTGCCATGTCAGTAACCTTGGCAAGCTCAGGAGTGAGGCCCTCTTGGGGTATCCCCGCATGCAACATCCTACTTCCCGGCATAGTAACGGCTATATCGTAAACTGGTATTCTTACTCCCGGGCCGGTTAAAACGAGTGGCAATATCCCAATATTCTGTTCTTTTCCAAGATTGAGAGCTTCCGCGATTCCCATATTGAAAACAACTCCTCCATCGGAGTCGGCTGCAACTATATAAACAAAGCCATATTTTTCTTTAATTTCCCTAATTCGAGCTCTGTCGTTGGGTGAAATAAAACCCTCTTCGAGCCTATCAGATATGAATCCGCTTAACTCTCTGGTGTCGGTGAGAGCGTCTGAAAGTGTTGCTTCCAATAGTGTCTCAGAGAAATCGGCGAGATAAAACCGGCTAATGGCATAGGCACCTAAGACAACTGCTACGAATACTAGCGCTGCACGCATGGCGATTTTAATAGCCTTTTTTCTCTCCTCAGTTCTCATCATACCTTGCCTAAAATAGCGTAAGCAATATATGAAACATGGATTGCTATTCGGCTTAAGTCGGAGATCAAGTCGAGGTGGATTGTGCTTGTCTCGGATGAATATTTAACTCCCGCATGAAGTCGTTCGATATGGTTTCTGTTGAGCTGTCTTTGCTTTTTAATTATCTCTTTTGTTTTTTCGATGATGTCTTTAGCAATTGAAGTGTCCCTTAAGGCAATAAGATCCAGGGATTCTTTCAAAAGCGCCTTAACTTCGTTATGGAATTCTCTGATTTCAACAAGGCCTTCTTTGGAAAAATAATAACCCATATCCAATCTTTTAACGACATGCTGTGAGAGGTTTTTACTGACAACATCTGCTATATGCTCGAGCTCCAGCGTGATAGTTAGAAGCTCGAGTTCGGTGCGAGATTCCTTAGCTGAAAGTTCTGATTCGGTTAGCCGTGTGAGGTAATCCGTGATGGCTTCCTGTTCTATGTCCACCCGGTCATCGCGTTCGACTATTTCAATTAAAAGCTCGCGGTCATACTCTTCGAGCGCAATCATAATATCCTCGAGCATGGAGAGAACGATATCCCCTTGTCTTAGTATCTCTCTTGCAGCGCTCCCGAGCGCCAGTGAGGGGTTATTCATGGCATTCGGTTCTAAATAGATGGGTTTAAAACTATCATCATCGTCAGAAGCCGGCACTATTTTCTCGACAATTTTTGAGAGAGGTTTATTGAATGGCAAGAACACTATTGCGGCGCTGAGGGCAAACATCGTATGAAGATGGGCGATAGCTCTCGCCGGGTTGTCGCTGAGATAATTAGCAAGTTCGATGTAATATTTCGAAAGCACAAAGACTATAATACCTGCGCATGATCGGATTATCAGCTCCGTCCATGCGACACGCTTGCCTTTTGAACCGCCGCTTGCTGCACCGATAAATGCGATTCCACAACTTCCGATATTAGCACCTACTATAAATGGCAAGGCAGTCTCTACATCTATAATTCCACTGAACCCAAGCGTTAGAAGAAGTCCGAGTGTTGCAGCGCTTGATTGAAAAAGAAGTGTTATACCTGCAGCGAGAACAGCGGCGAAAAACGGGGTTCGCGAGAAAAAGCCTATGGCTTCGGAGAAAAAGGCCTCTTTAACCAATGGAGTTGTGCCCTCGGTGATGAGGTGCATTCCTAGGAAGACCAGACCGAAAGAAAATATCGCACCACCTATATCGCGCATCCTATCGGAGCGAGTGATCTTCATTAAAATGAAACCAAAAAGCAGCATGGCCGGTGCCCATGGATGAATCTTGAAAGCTAGTAGCTGAACAGTGAGTGTCGAGCCGACTCCAGCACCCAGAATTATGCCCACAGCATTCATCAACAACAGAAGGCCGTTGTTAGACAACGCCACAATCATAAGCATAACAGCAGCTGAGGATTGAAGCGATAGCGCGACCATTAAACCAAGCAAGAATCCGCGTAACCTTCTATTAGTCATACGTGTAACAACAAGCTTGAGGCTAGCGCCGGCAAAATCCTCCAGCGATTTAGTCACTTTGCGAATTCCATAGAGGAAAAGGGTGACACCACCGAGTATCTGAAATATTAATAGAGTTATGTTATAATCATTTGTCATTTTGACAATAAGATAGAGCTACACCGCCGATAATCAAGTAAAAAGTTATAATGAATATCCTTATTGGTTTATTCATTTGTATTAAGAAAGCAATTAGAGGCTCGATGGCACTTTTTGGAGGGCGTCGTTCTTCGAGGCTTTATGCCTCGAAGGCAGGCTGGAAGCTGGCAGAAAACTGAGTTTTATATCTATATTGAATTTCGGCTTCCAGCCGATTTATTTACCGATGGAAAGATTTCTTTCCTTTCGGCAAATAAATTCGACGCCCCCCAAAAAAACTTATATTTGAAGTTTGGTGATTTGATCTGCGCTCTGGTTATAGAGTGCCATAATAGCGGTCGCCTGCATCGCCCAACCCTGGACGAATATACGCATTTTCATCGAGTCGCTTATCGAGTGCGGCAAGATAGATATCAATTTGAGGGAACGTGGTTCTGAGCTTATTCATGCCATCGGGTGCACCAATTATACCGCAATAAACGACCTTATTAGGTTTAAGCTCTATAAGCTTTTTGGCAGCGGATACTGCACTTCCGCCGGTCGCAAGCATAGGATCGAGCATAAAAACAGTTTTATCAGAAAGGTCCACTGGAAAGGAATCATAATAGTAATGGGGTCTGAAAGTCGTTTCATCTCTGCGCATGCCAATATGATATATTGAAGCGCCGGGAAGAAGCCTGAGAAAAGCTCTTTCCATACCGAGACCGGCCCTTAAAATCGGCACGGCTATTACTTCCTTTTCGGAAATGCGACGAACTTTAGCTGTTTCGAGGGGGGTCTCTATTTCTA encodes:
- a CDS encoding GHKL domain-containing protein yields the protein MMRTEERKKAIKIAMRAALVFVAVVLGAYAISRFYLADFSETLLEATLSDALTDTRELSGFISDRLEEGFISPNDRARIREIKEKYGFVYIVAADSDGGVVFNMGIAEALNLGKEQNIGILPLVLTGPGVRIPVYDIAVTMPGSRMLHAGIPQEGLTPELAKVTDMAGNLLRVLFALALGGISAAIAYGGFMVRRVKRLRQEIERQSRLAYLGEIAGSLAHEIRNPLNTINMNIQLLDEKLSNGDDKTKTKLTRIRSEIIRLDGILTSFLRFARPPKLNLVKINIVEVLTRLVEFFGPELENSGLRLRLDLLEEIPEIRGDAEQLRQLFLNLILNARDASDKGDEITITISKTPRRVHITVLDQGCGIEKNRIERIFKPYTTTKENGTGVGLAIVRRVAMDHGGSVRVESKAGEGTSFTVSLPR
- a CDS encoding Na/Pi cotransporter family protein; protein product: MTNDYNITLLIFQILGGVTLFLYGIRKVTKSLEDFAGASLKLVVTRMTNRRLRGFLLGLMVALSLQSSAAVMLMIVALSNNGLLLLMNAVGIILGAGVGSTLTVQLLAFKIHPWAPAMLLFGFILMKITRSDRMRDIGGAIFSFGLVFLGMHLITEGTTPLVKEAFFSEAIGFFSRTPFFAAVLAAGITLLFQSSAATLGLLLTLGFSGIIDVETALPFIVGANIGSCGIAFIGAASGGSKGKRVAWTELIIRSCAGIIVFVLSKYYIELANYLSDNPARAIAHLHTMFALSAAIVFLPFNKPLSKIVEKIVPASDDDDSFKPIYLEPNAMNNPSLALGSAAREILRQGDIVLSMLEDIMIALEEYDRELLIEIVERDDRVDIEQEAITDYLTRLTESELSAKESRTELELLTITLELEHIADVVSKNLSQHVVKRLDMGYYFSKEGLVEIREFHNEVKALLKESLDLIALRDTSIAKDIIEKTKEIIKKQRQLNRNHIERLHAGVKYSSETSTIHLDLISDLSRIAIHVSYIAYAILGKV
- the upp gene encoding uracil phosphoribosyltransferase, coding for MEPVILENEPSVAHLLSILRDRTTTTSEYVARTDTLASLVVATALRSAPFKEIEIETPLETAKVRRISEKEVIAVPILRAGLGMERAFLRLLPGASIYHIGMRRDETTFRPHYYYDSFPVDLSDKTVFMLDPMLATGGSAVSAAKKLIELKPNKVVYCGIIGAPDGMNKLRTTFPQIDIYLAALDKRLDENAYIRPGLGDAGDRYYGTL